A region of the Ranitomeya imitator isolate aRanImi1 chromosome 5, aRanImi1.pri, whole genome shotgun sequence genome:
cattTATTTAAGACAGGGAAAAGTTAGCCATATCTCTTGATTGGAGAGGAATATTAGATATTGGCACATTGCCAGCACATATTATTAAAGAGCACCTCTCACCAAATCAAAAGTAGCTCTCTTATTTTATTTCTGCTGTTCCCCTGAGTATTCTGTTATTTGCTCTCTTTAAATCCACCATATAGCTCCAGtgatatgagcctttttatttagtgccaatTTCTGCATTGTTTAACAAGAGGGCGGTGCTtataggatcctctggggcgtgtctttaggtcaCTCCTTATTATTATACCGTGAGCCACGCCCACTTTGTAAATACCAtagaaattagcactaaataaaaagtgcCCATATATCTAGAACTGTATGGCAGAttttagaaaaatgaaaaactgaattcTCAAGGGAGAAGTGGACGCTTTTGACCtgatgacaggtcttctttaaaccCTAATAAACACTCCACCCCCTCTCTTGTGATTTTCTTACATATTGCAGAATCTAGAATAGTGCCACATACATCTATGATGGAAATATCCCCATTTGAGTCATTAGTATTAGCAGTTATTAGAGGGTGTAAATTGTAGTCATATGTTAATAAATAGATACGGTAATATGGTCTATGAGCCCCATTGTatatttattattcatttttaaacttttttattataTGGTTAAATCATATGCTGCCGTCAACATAGTGCAAAAGAAACTGTATCCACCATCTGCATTGACTGGCACATGTGAAACAAATTATGTGCACTGGATTATATGGTTTTCTATGGGGTCATATACTCTGGAATTGCTATTACATTGGACTGTGACGAATGAATACAATCTGGTTTTTGGTTCTTGTAAGAACTCATTTAGTGGAAATCATTAGGGATCTCGGTCCTGGCCTTAAATAAACCTTATGAATAATATGGCTTTTATTCACGCCGGTGGCAAAGTTATATAAATATCGTAATATTCGATGGGGAAACGCCATATTGAAAACACGACTGACATCTTTGAGGGTCTTTATATGGTGCATGTGACTGAACTTAAAAATAAGTTTTTTtgtgtgcaattttttttaaataaagaagtTTAAAATAAAGTTTCATCTTTACAGCCACGTTCAAGAATATTGAAAAGGAATCATATGAATTAGGAAGTTGCTAGTTCTGCAATTCCCTAATATACTATACAAAGTGGTTCTAGGTATTGTCTAGGTTTGGAAAAACAGGGCTGCTTACTTCCAAAAAACACTGCCACAACTGGTCATAGGATGTGTGTGGAATTGCAACTCACCCCTCTTCACGAGGATGGAGCTGAGATGCCATGCCATACACAACCTGTCCacaagggtggcgctgttttttGGAAGGCAGACTTGCTTTCGTTACACTCTACAACCACTTTCAATAATACATTAGTCATAGTTTGCATAACATTAAGACAGTCACCTCTTACCTTCTGTAAACTTTCTGTCTTCTCTTTCTTTTTGTTTCGACATTTGGCGGCTGCGACCTTGTTCCGTTCTCTCCTTCGTTTTTTTCTATCATCTTCTTCCGGTACAAACTGAAAAAGAGACAGGGTTAAAGGAGCTGTACATAGAAAAACACAAATGCTTCCTTCCTATTACAGCaccacacctgtccacaggttgAAAGTGGTATTGCAGTTTAGCCTCATTGACTTCAATGGAGCTGCAAAACCAGACTACCTGTGGACGGGTATGGCGCCATGATTTTCTATCTCTATGCGATCTCTTAATATATGTTCTGTGGTCACATGTTCATGTTTTCTATAACCTACCTCTGTCTTGGCCATGGTCAGTTCGATTGGCCTATCGGCTACCACCACCGTGTCCAGGCTGCAGAGTGGCTGGGTGGCAAAGCGCTTGTTCTGGATGGCGAACCGGAGTTCTTCTTTAACGAGAGGCGTCAAGTTTGTGAAGTCTTCAAAGGCAAAAGTCATGGTCGGCGAGATACACGGGACAATGGCGGTTGCGCTGACCTCGGCTGCAGAGCCTTGACCTGGGTGCTGGAGCATCATCTTTACTGAAAGTGAAAAAAACAATGACATTATCACCAACCTGTAAAACTTCTGGGAAATCCAGATTCATACAAGAAAGGGTATAAGCAGTCCTACATTCATAAGGCTGTAAAGTTAAGTTTGGCTACCTCCAGAGCTCAAAACGcccttgtcacccagctttcccagacgcCTGAATGGCAAATACTATCAGGCGTATAGTGATCACTTTCTTGATTTTTATACAATTGCATAAATAAAGCAAACTAAAAAGATTTAATTAAAGATAGATTTTTATTTTACTGGGAAAATAGCACCACCCTTGTCTATGAGCTGTGCCAGATAGTGCAAGTTCATCAGTACCAGGCACATCCATAGACAAGGCTGGCGCTGTTTCcaggatatatatatattcacatgtaaagcgccatggaatgaatggcgctataaaaatgtgtaatatatatacatatatacaaatatatatatatatatatatatatgtacacacacacacacacacatatatactgtatatacatacatatatgcatacatatatatacatatatacacacacatacatacacacacacaaatatatatatatatatatatatatattttttttttttttattattattcatttattattatagtgccatttattccatggcgctttgcatgtgaggaggggtatacataataaaagacaagtatagtaatcttaaacaatacaagatatgaataaatatataccgtatatagaatTTTTTTGTATCAACAGGAAAGAGGCTAAATATACGATCCCTCAGGGTCTGACTGCCGAGGCCCCACCAATCCCAATAGTGGGGGTCCTAAAGTCTCCTTTGAAGATGGAGAGGTAGTGGGAATGTGCAACCCCCAGTCTAACAGGCAGTGAATGGAGCTCACTATTGCCACGTTCATACAGGGGACTTTGGGACCCCCATTCTTAGGATCGGTGGGGGTCTCCACAGCTGGATCccccagtgatcatacatttatcagTCACCTTTCCTCTGGATCGGTGATATATATGGAGATTACTGCTCTATGAGGAAGCACTTTTGAGAATTGTCAGGGCACGCAGTGATAAAATACGTCAGAAGCACCAATACGCTGCTGAGCTGTAGTGAATGTGACAAAGTGCAAAGTTAACCCGACGTATAAATAGCCTCTCGTGGCCGATAATTACCCAAGAACCACGCGCTATTTTTACATCCAGATTATAAATTAAAAGGATCGGTCACATCAGGGTCCCTGTGGGACTACAAGTCTCAGATCGCTAGCTAGAGGACGAATACGAGAGATAAATAGATAACCGCGACTGCGCCTTACACCCCCCCCCATGTCTATGTGCGCGTCAGCGGAACCGCGCGGCATCACATGATCCGATCACCCAGGTTCCTCATATGACAAGCTCGTGACGACATGAGGTTAATATTAAATCGTCAGCCGGATCGTTAACCCCGCGCCCTGGCAGTGACCTGGAGCTTTCTGACACTGCGCTGCTGTTTCTACACGGAGGACGCCATCGCCTCCTTCCTCTGATGAAACCAGGAAACAGGTGATGTTCCCCCAGGAAATGAAGACCCTGGTGATTGTGTAACCGGCGCGGGCAACCGTGCCCGAGGTCATCAGTGAGGACGGTGACAAGGTCACGTGATGGTCAATAATACAGGGGCCGCGCTGTAtcatgtacagatgtagcagagctggatttgttGAGATTTAATCCTAGGTCTACATTAAGCTCAACCTGATAGACAGGAGTCGTAATTTCGGCGCTGATGGGGAGACACGATTCTAGTCTATATTGTGCCCAAGTGCCAGCCTCGGACTATTTATGGGTACGCCATACACCCCTGGAAAGGTAAAAGTTAGACCTAGAGAGACTAAAGTCTAAATTCCCAGCTTTTGACCTAAGGTTATATATCTACGGCACCTTGTGGACCACATATATGACTTGTGGGAACATATAGGGGCataactatagtgggtgcaggggGAGCACATAATATCCCTATGGCCCATATAAGAAGACGGATATTATTGAAGACTCTTTATAATTGGGAGATTTTCGCACTACACTAACGAGCTTCAAAGTTACGCCACCGTGAACCCCAAACCAGCAGGTATAAGGCAAGCTGCTATCCTCATTCACACCTATGGACGTACACGAGAGAGACGAAATAACTGATAACAGATAGACAGCAAGTCCTATATACGACCCATCAGGAGACCCCTTCTCTGACCATCCACGTCTCAGTACAGAATATTAAATAATCCTATTATGcccaattcatttttttttcttgcttttattTCTGTACTTCATCGTACGTGTGTCACCTGCGCCATCTACCGCCCCATAGTGCTGAACGTTATCCTACAGGGCTCAGATAGCGAATCATGGAATGTCTCACTACCGCCCCCTCTAGGCAACAAGCAGAACAGCAAGAGAGTGAACTGAAAGTATTACCAGGCAGTTTCATCAGAAGGCTGAGCTCCTTGTGTGCCTGTTGTGCTCAATTACACGCACATTCCCCGGCGGCACACACCAGAGGCGGCGGGCACTACCGGCGGCGCAGAAGAGACCACCACGGAATCATCTCTACCATATTCTGTACAATCAACTCTATAGCTATATGGACTGATGGATGAGAAAGTTCTGGTCTGATGACACCAGGATGAGTCCTGTAGAAtgagaaactcagctctgctacatctgtacacagAGTGTCTATAGGATAATTAGTGGGGTCTCTACGTCATCATAGTAAATAATAAATTAAATTAATTACAcaacgtgtaaagcgccatggaataaatggcgctataaaaatgaataataataacgtTTCATTATAAGAGAAGGGGAACAGGGAGATCTGCTCAGGGGCTGCTTTTATCTTTAGGGTGTCAAAGTGATATTTCTATTAATTATATTGCATAGTTATATTATTTGAGTCATTGAGTATTGTCATTCCAATAAAGTAATAATAGGAGTATTGTTTTATATTAACCATATAGTTATCTATTTATACTAATTATACAAGTATGACTTTCTAGAATAATTATTCCTATACACTAACAATTACATGCAGAATTAACAGAATCGAGCGTCTAATAAAAACCTCTATTGATCGTATAGTGCCAGGATCAATGCCGCACTCATAGTATTTATACACAGAAATAGCAGAGCCGAGCCGGCGGCACAACTCATCACTACAGAGAGAATAGGGAAGAAACAATGGGAGAAAAACTATTGTCTCTACTATACTATTCCCCCGTGTCCCCAGGAGCCAAAGTGGCCGAGAAATGTCCAAACTGGTGACTGAGGTTCTGGAGTCGCCCATGGAAGTTCTGGAATTGGTGGCAGAAAGGTCATAAAAGGTGTAAAATGAGAGTATGTGGCCAATCATCTATAGGAGGGTCGTAGAAGGGAATCACTAGTGTTACATCGAACATATTTACAAAACATTCTATTGTATCAAGTTCTCATTTATAGAAAATATGACAGAAgatgagagaaagaaagaaaaagaaagaaaaggaaaaagagaaagaaaagagaaaaagagagtaagaaagagaaaaagacaaaaggaaaaagagaaagaaaagagaaaaagagaaagaaaagagaaaaagagagtaagaaagagaaatggagaaaaagagagaaagaaagagaaaaagacaaAAGGAAAAAGAgtaagaaagagaaaaagagaaagaaaaagaaagaaagaaaagatctATAGATttgagatagataataaatagagataatagataaatgatagatgatagatagatagatagatagatagatagataatagatagatagatgatagatagatagatagatagatgatagataatagatagatgattgatagatagatagataatagataatagatagataatagatagatagatgatagatagatagatagatagatagatagatagatagatagatagatagatagataatagatagatagatagatagatagataatagatagatagataatagatgatagataatagatagatagatgatagataatagatagatagatagatagatagatagatagatagatagatagatagatagatagatagatagatagatcatagatgatagataatagatacttctGGGTGAATGAGTCAGGATGAGAAAGTCACAAGTGAAGTAGTAAAGTTGAGAAACACAAAGGACCCAGAAGAGGGAAACCAAGTGCACAGGGAGAAGTTGTGGAGAAGTTGCCGCCGCCGCTGGAGCTGTAGCAGGAGCCCCCCTGCCCGTTACCTGCCCGGATGGTGTCACTGAGGGTCCCTGGCGCGGACTGGCAGCCGTGTACAGCAGCAGCAGCGCAGTGTGTGAGCCTCACTCTCCCGGGCAGGGTTGCATCACCTCGTTATATAGCAGAGCGGAGGGGCAGTTCAGGAATGCTGCCTGACGTCATTCCAAGAATAGCAAAACGAGTGAGCTGAGAGCTGGTGATGCaagccaggaggaggaggaggaggaggaggacgaggacgaGGAGGAGGCGCAGGGGAAGCCTCTCTCCATAACAGGGCTGGGGCTGTTAACTCCTGCTGCACGCCCGGCGTGAGCGGCGGGGAGCGCACAGTACACCGCTACTACCGCTAGAGGGCGCAGATGTGTATATGTGTAATACACTGTATGTTTATGTGTTGTTATTCCGCTGTCACCACAGTGAGCGGTGCTgcaggcagagggcgctgctgaGCGTGTTATTGTGTTTGTGTCACTGTTACCTGGCAATGACCGGCGGAGTAGTACCGGGGATAAGACAACTGAGAGGATAACACATAACCGGGGACTAACCGAGGATAATACATAACCGGGGACTAACCGAGGATGATACATAACCGGGGACTAACCGAGGATAACACATAGCCGGGGACTAACCGAGGATGATACATAACCGGGGACTAACCGAGGATAATACATAACCGGGGACTAACCGAGGATGATACATAACCGGGGACTAACCGAGGATAATACATAGCCGGGGACTAACCGAGGATAATACATAGCCGGGGACTAACCGAGGATAATACATAACCGGGGATAAGACAACTGAGAGGATAACATAACCAGGGACTAACCGAGGATAATACATAGCCGGGGATAAGACAACTGAGAGGATAACACATAACCGGGGACTAACCGAGGATAATACATAGCCGGGGACTAACCGAGGATGATACATAGCCGGGGACTAACCGAGGATGATACATAACCAGAGACTAACCGAGGATAACACATAGCCGGGGACTAACCGAGGATGATACATAACCGGGGACTAACCGAGGATAACACATAGCTGGAGGGACTGACCAAGAATACCACATAGTCGGGGGCTAACCGAGGATGATACATAACCCGGGACTAACCGAGGATAACACATAGCCGGGGACTAACCGAGGATGATACATAACCGGGGACTAACCGAGGATAACACATAGCCGGGGACTAACCGAGGATGATACATAACCAGAGACTAACCGAGGATAACACATAGCCGGGGACTAACCGAGGATGATACATAACCGGGGACTAACCGAGGATAACACATAGCTGGAGGGACTGACCAAGAATACCACATAGTCGGGGGCTAACCGAGGATGATACATAACCCGGGACTAACCGAGGATAACACATAGCCGGGGACTAACCGAGGATGATACATAACCGGAGACTAACCGAGGATAATACATAGCCGGGGACTAACCGAGGATGATACATAACCGGGGACTAACCGAGGATAACACATAGCCGGGGACTAACCGAGGATGATACATAACCGGGGACTAACCGAGGATAACACATAGCCGGGGACTAACCGAGGATGATACATAACCGGAGACTAACCGAGGATGATACATAGCCGGGGACTAACTGAGAATAACACATAGCTGGAGGGACTGACCAAGAATACCACATAGTCGGGGGCTAACCGAGGATGATACATAACCGGGGACTAACCGAGGATAACACATAGCCGGGGACTAACCGAGGATGATACATAACCGGAGACTAACCGAGGATGATACATAGCCGGGGACTAACTGAGAATAACACATAGCTGGAGGGACTGACCAAGAATACCACATAGCCGGGGACTAACCGAGGATGATACATAACCGGGGACTAACCGAGGATAACACATAGCCGGGGACTAACCGAGGATGATACATAACCAGAGACTAACCGAGGATAATACATAGCCGGGGACTAACCGAGGAGGATGATACATAACCGGGGACTAACCGAGGATAACACATAGCCGGGGACTAACCGAGGATAATACATAACCGGGGATAAGACAACTGAGAGGATAACATAACCGGGGACTAACCGAGGATAATACATAGCCGGGGACTAACCGAGGATAATACATAGCCGGGGACTAACCGAGGATAATACATAGCCGGGGACTAACCGAGGATAATACATAGCCGGGGACTAACCGAGGATAATACATAGCCGGGGACTAACCGAGGATAATACATAGCCGGGGACTAACCGAGGATAATACATAGCCGGGGACTAACCGAGGATGATACATAACCGGGGACTAACCGAGGATAACACATAGCCGGGGACTAACCGAGGATGATACATAACCGGAGACTAACCGAGGATAATACATAGCCGGGGACTAACCGAGGATGATACATAACCGGGGACTAACCGAGGATAACACATAGCCGGGGACTAACCGAGGATGATACATAACCGGAGACTAACCGAGGATAATACATAGCCGGGGACTAACCGAGGAGGATGATACATAACCGGGGACTAACCGAGGATAACACATAGCCGGGGACTAACCGAGGATAATACATAACCGGGGATAAGACAACTGAGAGGATAACATAACCGGGGACTAACCGAGGATAATACATAGCCGGGGACTAACCGAGGATAATACATAGCCGGGGACTAACCGAGGATAATACATAGCCGGGGACTAACCGAGGATAATACATAGCCGGGGACTAACCGAGGATAATACATAGCCGGGGACTAACCGAGGATAATACATAGCCGGGGACTAACCGAGGATAATACATAGCCGGGGACTAACCGAGGATAATACATAGCCGGGGACTAACCGAGGATAATACATAGCCGGGGACTAACCGAGGATAATACATAGCCGGGGACTAACCGAGGATAATACATAGCCGGGGACTAACCTAGGATAATACATAGCCGGGGACTTACTGAGGATAACACATAACCGGGGATAAGACATAACCAAGAGGATAATACATATCCTGGACATAACCGAGGATTATACATAGCCGGGGACTAACTGAGAATAACACATAGCTGGAGGGACTGACCAAGAATACCACGTAGTCGGGGGCTAACCGAGGATAACACATAACCTGGGACTAACCGAGGATAATACATAGTCGGGGACTAACCAAGGATAACACATAACCGGGGACTAACCAAGGATAACACATAGTCGGGGCGTAACCGAGAATAACACATAGCTGGGGGACTAACTAAGGATAACCCATAGCTGGAGTGACTGACCGAGAATAACACATAGCTGGGGGACTAACTAAGGATAACCCATAGCTGGAGTGACTGACCGAGAATAACACATAGCCGGGGGCTAACCAAGGATAACATAACCGAGGGGGACTAACTGAGGATAACACATAACGGGGCTAACCAAGGATAACACATAACCAGGGACTAACCCGAGGATAACATAACCGAGGGGGACTAACCGAGGATAACACATAACCGGGGACTAAATGAGGATAACTCATAGCCGGGGACTGACCGAGAATAACACATAACCGAGGACTAACCCAAGGATAACACATAGCCGGGGGCTAACCCGAGGATAACATAACCAAGGGGGACTAACCGAGGATAACACATAAAGGGGCTAACCGAGGATAACACATAACCAGGGACTAACCCGAGGAGGATAACATAACCGAGGTGGACTAACCAAGGATAACACATAACCGGGGACTAAATGAGGATAACTCATAGCCGGGGACTGACTGAGGAAAACAGATAACTGGGAACTGACCAAGAATAACACATAACCGGGGACTAACTGAGGATAACACGTGGCTGGGGATTAACTGAGGATAACATATAGCTGGAGACTGACCAAGGAAAGCACATAACCGGGCACTAACCGAGGATAACACATAACCGGGGACTAACTGAAGATAACACATAACCGCTGACTAACTGAGGATAAAACATGAGTGGGGACGAACTGGAGATATCACATTACCGTGGACTAACCGAGGATAACACATAACCGGGGACTAACTGAAGATAATACATAACCGCTGACTAACTGAGGATAAAACATGAGTGGAGACGAACTGGAGATATCACATTACCAGGGACTAACCGA
Encoded here:
- the ATF3 gene encoding cyclic AMP-dependent transcription factor ATF-3, with amino-acid sequence MMLQHPGQGSAAEVSATAIVPCISPTMTFAFEDFTNLTPLVKEELRFAIQNKRFATQPLCSLDTVVVADRPIELTMAKTEFVPEEDDRKKRRRERNKVAAAKCRNKKKEKTESLQKESEKLESINAELKAQIEELKNEKQHLIYMLNLHRPTCIVRAQNGRTPEDERNLFFQQIKEGTLQNLVTEGVN